One segment of Chryseobacterium turcicum DNA contains the following:
- a CDS encoding DUF6702 family protein, translated as MKKALLFFSILFILFSFTEKKHPYHVGSVEINYNSKSKTFEITGRFFLDDLENGLSKKYGKPFHFNDVKYKTQINEALKNYSAEYFKLKTDNQFLKINYVGYEEDSESVNVYLESEKVENPKKVEAAVSFLYNLFDDQINLVHVIVNGNRKSEKLTYPNRYLFQQF; from the coding sequence ATGAAAAAAGCACTTTTATTTTTCTCAATTCTGTTTATTCTTTTTTCTTTTACAGAGAAAAAGCATCCTTATCATGTGGGGTCGGTAGAAATCAATTACAATTCAAAATCAAAAACTTTTGAGATTACCGGAAGGTTTTTCTTAGACGATTTGGAAAATGGCTTGAGCAAGAAATATGGCAAACCTTTTCATTTTAATGATGTGAAATATAAAACTCAGATTAATGAAGCTTTGAAAAATTACAGTGCCGAATATTTTAAACTGAAAACAGATAATCAGTTTTTAAAAATAAATTACGTTGGTTATGAGGAAGATAGCGAATCGGTGAATGTGTATCTGGAATCTGAAAAGGTAGAAAATCCAAAAAAAGTAGAAGCGGCGGTGAGTTTTCTGTATAATTTATTTGATGACCAAATCAATTTGGTTCATGTTATTGTTAATGGAAATCGTAAAAGCGAGAAACTGACATATCCGAATCGATATTTATTTCAACAGTTTTAA
- a CDS encoding acyl carrier protein phosphodiesterase, with the protein MNFLAHSFLTFNDGQIVGQFLEDFIRNKDRYSFPKDIQDGITLHRSIDTFTDSHPAIHEAKKVFSPLVRLYAGAFVDVSMDYFLANDFSLNSLKGWKEHSLKVYRVLNEHERFLSENFKKMLAKMEHDDWLFNYREDWGIKFSIQNVLNKAKYLDKDIPVFQAFLDNKEVLQKCYDDFFPDLLAHVKAENARLQLQK; encoded by the coding sequence ATGAACTTTCTCGCCCACTCTTTTCTCACTTTCAATGACGGACAAATTGTCGGGCAGTTTCTCGAAGATTTTATCCGAAACAAAGACCGTTACTCATTTCCGAAAGACATTCAGGATGGAATTACTTTGCATCGTTCGATTGATACGTTTACCGATTCTCATCCCGCTATTCATGAGGCAAAAAAAGTTTTCAGTCCACTTGTGAGGCTTTATGCAGGAGCTTTTGTAGATGTTTCGATGGATTATTTTCTCGCAAACGATTTTAGCTTAAATTCTTTGAAAGGCTGGAAAGAGCATTCTCTGAAAGTTTATAGAGTTTTGAATGAACATGAAAGATTTCTTTCTGAAAATTTCAAAAAAATGCTTGCAAAAATGGAACACGACGATTGGTTATTCAATTACCGGGAAGATTGGGGCATTAAATTCAGCATTCAGAATGTTTTGAATAAAGCGAAGTATTTAGATAAAGACATTCCTGTTTTTCAGGCTTTTTTAGACAATAAAGAAGTTTTACAGAAATGCTATGATGATTTTTTTCCGGATCTTTTAGCCCATGTAAAAGCAGAAAATGCACGGCTACAACTTCAAAAATAG
- a CDS encoding DUF6624 domain-containing protein, protein MKIKKIVFSILAALVLIISIFLYMNRDKFVYVGSVDIIEVDCSKKRQILSEVLESDQRLRRSNDFIKLAKEDHRNQELVVSIIEKCGMPTLKEVDQKQMDAIWLVLQHSEKKIRKKYFPLIEKAVKNGDIPKQEYALMKDRMLMDEGKPQIYGSQIKNGKFYKLENPETVNERRKEMGLEPIEDYLKRFNLQFNPN, encoded by the coding sequence ATGAAAATAAAAAAAATAGTATTCAGCATATTAGCCGCTCTTGTTTTAATCATATCAATATTCCTTTATATGAATAGAGATAAATTTGTCTATGTAGGTTCAGTAGATATTATTGAAGTCGATTGCAGCAAAAAACGTCAAATCTTGAGCGAAGTTTTAGAAAGTGACCAAAGGTTAAGAAGATCAAATGACTTCATCAAACTCGCTAAAGAAGATCATAGGAATCAAGAATTAGTGGTTAGCATAATTGAAAAGTGTGGTATGCCAACATTAAAGGAGGTGGATCAAAAACAAATGGATGCAATCTGGTTAGTACTACAACATAGTGAGAAAAAAATCAGAAAAAAATATTTTCCACTAATAGAGAAAGCGGTAAAAAATGGAGATATACCTAAACAGGAATATGCCTTGATGAAAGATAGGATGTTAATGGACGAAGGAAAACCTCAAATATATGGTTCACAAATAAAAAATGGTAAATTTTATAAATTAGAAAATCCTGAAACGGTGAACGAAAGAAGAAAAGAAATGGGACTGGAACCCATAGAGGATTATTTAAAGAGATTCAATCTTCAGTTCAATCCGAATTAA
- a CDS encoding winged helix-turn-helix transcriptional regulator, producing MNFNTNSDNEVVNCTENFIFLANNCYAEHALKIINGKWKISLIKIIANECPKRFGVLKRELDNLAQGTLSTILKELENDGLILRVAYAEIPPRVEYKLTEKGIAFLPIIKSMEDWWLAFPENN from the coding sequence ATGAATTTTAATACTAATTCTGATAATGAAGTCGTTAACTGCACAGAAAATTTTATTTTTTTGGCAAATAATTGCTACGCAGAACACGCTTTAAAGATAATTAATGGAAAATGGAAGATTTCCCTGATAAAAATTATCGCTAATGAATGCCCAAAAAGATTTGGGGTTCTGAAGCGAGAATTGGATAATTTAGCACAGGGAACATTGAGCACAATTTTAAAAGAATTAGAAAATGACGGTCTTATTTTAAGAGTTGCTTACGCTGAAATTCCTCCGAGAGTAGAATACAAATTAACAGAAAAAGGGATTGCCTTTTTGCCTATTATAAAATCAATGGAAGACTGGTGGTTAGCTTTTCCTGAAAACAATTAA
- a CDS encoding M1 family metallopeptidase: MKLKVTALSVFLYVGVSAQNIQNNPGSNHGNRFEQLGTILPTPNVYRTASGAPGQAYWQNRADYDITAYLDEDKRNLKGSETITYHNNSPDDLDYIWLQLDENQQSTVKKADYQFSSTLPKSLNDQQLKTTDLPAKDNGLGVNLEKVTDASGNPLKYTINKTMMRIDLPKVLKKGEKLVFKIDWNYNIPNRIKMGGRGGYENFAEDGNDLYTITQWFPRMCVYSDFHGWQNHQFTGRGEFALVFGNYKVSINAPADHIIGGTGECKNYDQVLSSEQLLRYKKSQTSNEPVEIVTLDEAKKAEKNHSKQRKTWVFEAKDVRDFAWTSSRKFVWDAMGVTIPENNNKVMAMSFYPKEAYGLYRKYSTKAVAHTIKTYSEFTIPYPYPVAQSVEAANGMEYPMICFNFGRTEKDGTYSEGTKNGMIGVIIHEVGHNFFPMIINSDERQWSWMDEGLNTFTEYLTEEKWDNKFPSKRGPAWTIVDYMKLPKDQLEPIMSNSENIIQFGPNAYSKPATGLNMLRETIMGRELFDKAFKTYSKRWAFKHPEPADFFRTMEDASGEDLDWFWRGWFYGTDPVDIAIDKVTIASPDFNIISESADGKYKVEKPLQSDFEDISKIRNKEDKTIAFEVEKDKDLQDFYYRYDRGQEKVDTNKEYTLKTEGNVALDKKEQEKLKNINAYQIDFVNKGGLVMPVILEFTFEDGSKLRDKSSAQIWRHNEKKISKTFYFDKKLKSIQLDPMRETADIDTSNNFWSNDGSTSEVSKFQVFKEKQNGAVRGGANGKVNPMQAAGKKN; this comes from the coding sequence ATGAAACTAAAAGTAACGGCACTTTCGGTCTTTCTATATGTAGGTGTTTCTGCACAAAACATTCAAAACAATCCGGGGAGTAACCACGGAAACAGATTTGAACAGTTGGGTACGATTCTTCCTACTCCCAATGTTTACAGAACAGCTTCGGGAGCTCCAGGCCAGGCATATTGGCAAAACAGGGCAGATTACGACATCACCGCATATCTTGATGAAGACAAAAGAAATCTGAAAGGTTCGGAAACGATTACGTATCACAATAATTCACCCGATGATTTAGATTATATTTGGCTTCAGCTGGACGAAAACCAGCAGTCAACAGTAAAAAAAGCCGACTATCAGTTCTCATCTACTCTACCTAAATCTTTAAATGACCAGCAATTAAAGACCACAGATCTTCCCGCAAAAGATAACGGTCTTGGTGTTAATCTGGAAAAAGTAACCGATGCTTCAGGAAATCCTTTGAAATATACCATCAACAAAACGATGATGCGTATTGATTTGCCTAAAGTTTTAAAAAAAGGCGAAAAATTAGTTTTTAAAATCGATTGGAATTATAATATCCCGAATCGAATAAAAATGGGCGGTCGTGGCGGTTACGAAAATTTCGCAGAAGACGGAAATGACTTGTACACCATCACGCAATGGTTTCCAAGAATGTGCGTGTACAGCGACTTTCACGGATGGCAGAATCATCAGTTTACAGGAAGAGGCGAATTTGCTTTAGTTTTCGGAAATTATAAAGTTTCGATAAATGCTCCGGCTGATCACATTATTGGAGGAACCGGAGAATGTAAAAACTACGATCAGGTTTTATCATCAGAACAATTATTAAGATATAAAAAGTCTCAGACTTCAAATGAGCCGGTAGAAATCGTAACATTAGATGAAGCTAAAAAAGCAGAAAAAAATCATTCTAAACAAAGAAAAACTTGGGTTTTTGAAGCCAAAGATGTAAGAGATTTTGCATGGACCTCTTCAAGAAAATTTGTTTGGGACGCCATGGGGGTTACCATTCCTGAAAATAACAATAAAGTAATGGCGATGAGTTTCTATCCAAAAGAAGCTTATGGTCTGTACAGAAAATATTCAACAAAGGCGGTTGCTCATACCATAAAAACGTATTCAGAATTCACGATTCCATATCCTTATCCTGTAGCACAGTCTGTAGAGGCAGCCAACGGAATGGAATACCCGATGATTTGTTTCAATTTCGGAAGAACCGAAAAAGACGGAACCTATTCTGAAGGTACCAAAAACGGAATGATTGGTGTAATCATCCATGAAGTAGGCCATAACTTTTTCCCGATGATCATCAATTCAGACGAAAGACAATGGAGCTGGATGGATGAAGGTTTAAATACATTCACAGAATATTTAACCGAAGAAAAATGGGACAATAAATTCCCTTCAAAACGTGGTCCGGCGTGGACGATTGTTGATTATATGAAGCTTCCGAAAGATCAGTTGGAGCCGATTATGAGTAATTCTGAAAACATTATCCAGTTTGGTCCGAATGCCTATTCAAAACCTGCAACAGGATTGAATATGCTTCGTGAAACGATTATGGGAAGAGAGCTTTTCGATAAAGCTTTTAAAACGTATTCTAAAAGATGGGCTTTCAAACATCCTGAGCCTGCAGATTTTTTCAGAACGATGGAAGATGCAAGCGGCGAAGATTTAGATTGGTTTTGGAGAGGTTGGTTTTACGGAACAGATCCTGTAGATATTGCGATTGATAAAGTAACCATCGCAAGTCCGGATTTCAATATCATTTCTGAATCTGCAGACGGAAAGTATAAAGTTGAAAAACCTTTACAGAGCGATTTTGAGGATATTTCAAAAATTAGAAACAAAGAAGATAAAACGATTGCTTTTGAAGTAGAGAAAGATAAAGATTTACAAGATTTTTATTACCGCTATGACCGTGGTCAGGAAAAAGTAGATACCAATAAAGAATACACTTTAAAAACAGAAGGAAATGTAGCTTTAGACAAAAAAGAACAGGAAAAGCTTAAAAACATCAATGCTTATCAAATCGACTTTGTAAATAAAGGAGGTTTGGTAATGCCGGTAATCCTTGAATTCACTTTCGAAGACGGCTCAAAATTAAGAGATAAATCATCAGCACAAATCTGGAGACATAATGAAAAGAAAATTTCAAAAACTTTCTATTTCGATAAAAAACTAAAATCAATTCAGCTAGATCCGATGAGAGAAACGGCAGACATTGACACTTCAAATAATTTCTGGAGCAATGACGGAAGCACTTCTGAAGTTTCAAAATTCCAGGTCTTCAAAGAAAAACAAAACGGCGCCGTGAGAGGAGGCGCCAATGGAAAAGTAAACCCAATGCAGGCAGCGGGAAAGAAAAACTAA
- a CDS encoding Kelch repeat-containing protein produces MKTKLVLLSLFGLCLANAQTLNFKHLSDMSMRRGAISSTIIDDNIYVSNGYKDTDGNATIIEKYSIKDNRWSIINSTLLPKRFANSETYDNKIYIFNGWGNSHLEIIDLETHKKTKGAVNRTYTGNAGSAIHNGKIYTFGGSGLNNAATTVFSDRFQYYDIASDTWHSLPDMPTAREARGKIVNDKLYVIGGFNGTSSRLVNVYDLNKNRWTEQYTMPAAISGHSLAVSGHKIFIAGGYNNQNFLAYFDTETNKLHQLSSNMIPRRHAAAEIYNNKLYIMGGSTATSTKTAIKSIQVADISQEALSAK; encoded by the coding sequence TTGAAAACAAAATTAGTACTCCTTTCACTTTTCGGTTTATGTTTAGCCAATGCACAAACCCTGAATTTTAAACATCTTTCGGATATGTCTATGCGAAGAGGAGCGATAAGCAGTACCATTATAGATGACAATATCTATGTGAGCAATGGGTATAAAGATACAGATGGTAATGCCACTATCATTGAAAAATACAGTATTAAAGATAACCGTTGGAGTATCATCAATTCTACTTTGCTTCCTAAAAGATTCGCCAATTCGGAGACTTACGATAATAAAATTTATATTTTTAACGGTTGGGGAAACAGCCATCTTGAAATTATAGACCTTGAAACTCATAAAAAAACAAAGGGAGCGGTTAACCGTACCTACACAGGAAATGCAGGTTCTGCCATCCATAACGGAAAAATTTATACGTTCGGAGGAAGTGGGCTAAACAATGCCGCCACCACTGTATTTTCTGACAGGTTTCAATACTATGACATTGCTTCAGACACATGGCATTCATTACCGGATATGCCCACCGCCAGAGAAGCAAGGGGCAAAATTGTGAATGATAAGCTTTATGTCATTGGTGGTTTTAACGGTACTTCATCCCGCTTGGTGAATGTGTATGACCTCAACAAAAATAGATGGACAGAGCAATACACGATGCCTGCTGCGATATCCGGTCATTCATTAGCGGTATCGGGTCATAAGATTTTTATTGCAGGCGGTTATAATAATCAAAATTTTCTGGCCTATTTTGATACAGAAACCAATAAATTACATCAATTATCATCCAACATGATTCCCAGACGACACGCAGCTGCGGAAATATATAACAATAAATTATACATCATGGGTGGAAGTACAGCCACCTCAACCAAAACAGCGATAAAAAGCATTCAGGTTGCGGATATTAGCCAAGAAGCACTTTCCGCTAAATAA
- a CDS encoding HupE/UreJ family protein → MQDFLFYLKLGWEHIISLDALDHQLFVLALIAVYSFKDWKKILILVTAFTIGHSITLALSILDVVRLPSDWVEFLIPLTIVLTAAGNIAMKNKKQSQNTTNYYLALFFGLIHGLGFANTARVMIAKSQSIAAPLLGFNIGLEAGQIVIVFAILILLFILLNIFKINKKDWILFVSSGVFALALKMTLERLPF, encoded by the coding sequence ATGCAGGACTTTTTATTCTATTTAAAACTCGGTTGGGAACACATCATTTCATTAGACGCTCTTGATCACCAACTTTTTGTTTTGGCTCTAATTGCTGTTTACAGCTTCAAAGACTGGAAAAAAATTCTGATTTTGGTCACTGCATTTACGATTGGGCATTCTATCACGTTGGCTTTAAGCATTCTTGATGTGGTAAGACTTCCTTCAGATTGGGTTGAATTTTTGATTCCGCTGACCATTGTTTTGACGGCTGCCGGAAATATTGCAATGAAAAATAAAAAACAATCTCAAAATACAACCAATTATTATTTAGCCCTCTTTTTCGGATTAATTCATGGGCTAGGATTCGCCAATACTGCACGAGTGATGATTGCCAAAAGTCAGAGCATTGCCGCTCCCCTTTTAGGTTTTAATATTGGTTTGGAAGCTGGGCAAATCGTGATTGTTTTTGCGATTTTAATATTGCTTTTTATTCTTTTAAATATATTCAAAATCAACAAAAAAGACTGGATTTTGTTTGTATCATCAGGAGTTTTCGCTTTAGCTTTAAAAATGACTTTAGAGAGACTTCCCTTTTAA
- a CDS encoding MFS transporter — MSIFLCVLDLFIVNIAIPSIKNSIDASTAETQFIIVFYIIGYGAFLITGSKIGSKYGHKKIFIISMFSFMVFSFFCGISTSGTMLNISRLFQGISAAFMVPQGVALISNVFTIEEERVKALGIYGAIAGIASVIGQVLGGLIPDLHFSFDAWRLVFFINIPIALLVIILANKYLKEVEINEKESVQILPQMILIILLVILMYEIVIGGEEGWNAKNILLLVFSFLGLVLFILSQKNKFEKGKEVLINMRPFLYPSFRIALLAAITYYLVQDSYFFINANFFEEHHHLSSTKTGMLFACQGIGYVLASLLSVRFLNKYQERFIIFGLGIMILGLVAHIYAINTSIINLPIISIVLFFYGIGCGIVLPSMFTNAMRKLPVSITSLATGVYLTIQQISIGFGVSFVGQIYFNLDNGYLLATCVMIALLLITISIFLISDVRLKGKSL; from the coding sequence ATGTCAATTTTTTTATGTGTTTTAGATCTTTTTATTGTCAATATTGCAATACCATCTATTAAAAATTCTATAGATGCAAGTACCGCCGAAACCCAGTTTATTATTGTCTTTTATATTATCGGCTACGGTGCTTTTCTGATTACAGGAAGTAAAATAGGGAGTAAATATGGACATAAGAAAATCTTTATCATTTCAATGTTCAGTTTTATGGTGTTTTCATTTTTTTGCGGAATTTCTACATCTGGGACAATGCTTAATATAAGCCGTCTTTTTCAGGGGATTTCGGCAGCTTTTATGGTTCCGCAAGGCGTTGCATTAATATCTAATGTTTTTACAATTGAAGAAGAAAGGGTGAAAGCTTTGGGTATTTATGGTGCTATTGCAGGTATCGCTTCGGTTATAGGTCAGGTTTTAGGAGGTTTAATTCCAGATCTCCATTTTAGTTTTGATGCTTGGCGACTTGTTTTCTTTATCAATATTCCGATTGCGCTTTTGGTTATTATTTTGGCGAATAAATATTTGAAAGAAGTCGAAATTAATGAAAAAGAATCAGTGCAGATTCTGCCACAAATGATATTGATTATTCTCTTGGTTATTTTGATGTATGAAATTGTAATTGGAGGCGAAGAAGGCTGGAATGCAAAAAATATCTTGTTATTAGTTTTTTCTTTTTTAGGCTTAGTTCTTTTTATTTTAAGTCAAAAAAATAAATTTGAAAAAGGAAAAGAAGTTTTAATTAATATGAGGCCTTTTTTATATCCAAGTTTTAGAATTGCCCTTTTAGCTGCAATTACTTATTATTTGGTTCAGGATTCTTATTTTTTCATCAATGCCAATTTTTTTGAAGAACACCATCATTTAAGCTCTACAAAAACAGGAATGTTGTTTGCGTGTCAGGGAATTGGTTATGTTTTGGCATCTCTGCTATCGGTGAGGTTTTTAAATAAATATCAAGAAAGATTTATAATTTTTGGTTTAGGAATAATGATTTTAGGGCTTGTAGCGCATATTTACGCCATCAATACCTCAATCATTAATTTACCCATTATCTCTATTGTGTTATTTTTCTACGGAATCGGATGTGGCATCGTTTTGCCGTCTATGTTTACCAATGCAATGAGGAAGCTACCAGTTTCAATTACCTCGCTTGCGACCGGAGTTTATTTGACGATACAGCAAATTTCTATAGGATTCGGAGTTAGTTTTGTAGGACAGATTTATTTTAATCTTGATAATGGATATTTATTGGCAACCTGTGTCATGATTGCTTTATTATTGATTACGATAAGTATATTTTTAATTTCAGATGTTAGATTAAAAGGGAAGTCTCTCTAA
- a CDS encoding co-chaperone GroES, with amino-acid sequence MSVNFKPLADRVLIEPIAAETKTASGIIIPDTAKEKPQEGTVVAVGPGKKDEPTTVQVGDKVLYGKYSGSELKLDGKDFLIVKEADLLGIIG; translated from the coding sequence ATGTCAGTAAACTTTAAACCATTAGCAGATAGAGTTTTGATTGAGCCGATTGCTGCAGAAACGAAAACAGCTTCAGGAATTATTATTCCAGACACGGCAAAAGAAAAACCACAAGAAGGTACAGTTGTAGCAGTAGGTCCTGGTAAAAAAGACGAGCCAACAACAGTACAGGTAGGTGACAAAGTTCTTTACGGAAAATATTCAGGTTCTGAATTAAAACTAGACGGTAAAGATTTCTTAATCGTAAAAGAAGCTGATTTACTAGGTATCATCGGATAA
- the groL gene encoding chaperonin GroEL (60 kDa chaperone family; promotes refolding of misfolded polypeptides especially under stressful conditions; forms two stacked rings of heptamers to form a barrel-shaped 14mer; ends can be capped by GroES; misfolded proteins enter the barrel where they are refolded when GroES binds) encodes MAKEIKFDIESRDALKRGVDALANAVKVTLGPKGRNVVIEKSFGAPHVTKDGVSVAKEIELEDRVENMGAQMVKEVASKTNDIAGDGTTTATVLAQAIVREGLKNVAAGANPMDLKRGIDKAVTAVVANLKEQSKTVGDSTEMVKQVASVSANNDETIGSLIAEAFGKVGKEGVITVEEAKGIDTTVDVVEGMQFDRGYQSPYFVTNPEKMLVDLENPYILLVEKKISSMKELLPVLEPIAQSGKSLLIISEEVEGEALATLVVNKLRGSLKIAAVKAPGFGDRRKAMLEDIAILTGGTVISEEQGFTMENVSLDMLGTAEKVSIDKDNTTVVNGGGDEAKIKGRVAQIKAQMETTTSDYDREKLQERLAKLAGGVAVLYVGAASEVEMKEKKDRVDDALHATRAAVEEGIVAGGGVAFVRAISALETLQGINADETTGIKIVKRAIEEPLRQIVANAGGEGSVIVAKVAEGTGDFGYNAKTDEYVHMLEAGIIDPTKVTRVALENAASVSGMLLTTECVITEVKSAEPAMPMGGGMPGMM; translated from the coding sequence ATGGCAAAAGAAATAAAATTCGATATTGAATCAAGAGACGCTTTAAAAAGAGGAGTTGATGCATTGGCTAATGCAGTAAAAGTAACTCTAGGACCAAAAGGTAGAAACGTAGTAATCGAAAAATCTTTCGGTGCACCTCACGTTACTAAAGACGGTGTTTCTGTTGCAAAAGAAATCGAACTTGAAGACAGAGTAGAAAATATGGGAGCGCAGATGGTAAAAGAAGTCGCTTCTAAAACTAATGATATTGCAGGAGACGGTACGACTACCGCTACTGTTTTGGCACAAGCTATCGTAAGAGAAGGTCTTAAGAATGTAGCTGCTGGTGCTAACCCAATGGATCTTAAAAGAGGGATCGACAAAGCAGTAACTGCTGTTGTAGCAAACCTTAAAGAACAATCTAAAACGGTTGGAGATTCTACAGAAATGGTGAAGCAAGTCGCTTCTGTTTCTGCAAACAACGACGAAACAATCGGATCTTTGATCGCTGAAGCTTTCGGAAAAGTAGGTAAAGAAGGGGTAATCACGGTAGAAGAAGCTAAAGGTATCGATACAACAGTAGATGTTGTAGAAGGTATGCAGTTTGACAGAGGATACCAGTCTCCGTATTTCGTGACTAACCCTGAAAAAATGTTAGTTGACCTTGAAAACCCTTATATTCTTTTAGTAGAGAAGAAAATCTCTTCAATGAAAGAATTGCTTCCAGTTTTGGAGCCTATCGCTCAAAGTGGAAAATCTTTATTAATTATCTCTGAAGAAGTTGAAGGTGAAGCTTTGGCAACTTTAGTGGTAAACAAATTAAGAGGTTCTCTTAAAATTGCTGCTGTAAAAGCTCCAGGATTTGGAGACAGAAGAAAAGCAATGTTAGAAGATATCGCAATCTTAACAGGTGGTACCGTAATCTCTGAAGAGCAAGGTTTCACAATGGAAAACGTATCTCTAGATATGTTGGGAACTGCTGAGAAAGTATCTATCGACAAAGACAACACAACAGTTGTAAACGGTGGTGGTGACGAAGCTAAAATCAAAGGAAGAGTTGCTCAAATCAAAGCTCAGATGGAAACGACTACTTCAGACTACGACAGAGAGAAATTGCAAGAAAGACTAGCTAAATTAGCAGGTGGTGTTGCAGTTCTTTACGTTGGTGCAGCTTCTGAAGTTGAAATGAAAGAGAAAAAAGACAGAGTTGACGATGCACTTCACGCTACAAGAGCAGCAGTTGAAGAAGGTATCGTTGCTGGTGGTGGTGTTGCTTTTGTAAGAGCAATCTCAGCTTTAGAAACTCTTCAAGGTATTAATGCTGACGAAACTACAGGTATTAAAATCGTAAAAAGAGCCATCGAAGAGCCATTAAGACAAATCGTTGCTAACGCAGGTGGTGAAGGTTCTGTAATCGTTGCTAAAGTTGCGGAAGGAACTGGAGATTTCGGTTACAACGCTAAAACTGACGAGTATGTACACATGCTTGAAGCAGGGATCATCGACCCTACGAAAGTAACAAGAGTTGCCCTTGAAAATGCAGCTTCTGTTTCTGGAATGCTATTGACAACTGAATGTGTAATCACTGAAGTGAAAAGCGCAGAACCTGCTATGCCAATGGGCGGTGGAATGCCAGGAATGATGTAA
- a CDS encoding four helix bundle protein, whose product MRDFKKFEVWQLSHQLTLKIYTSTKNFPKEEFFGLTSQIRRSFASIGYNISEGSGRNSDKEFANFINIALGSSNEAENQLILAKDLDYINENDYQNFLTELIILKKKLVTLWNRLNGK is encoded by the coding sequence ATGAGAGATTTTAAAAAATTTGAAGTTTGGCAACTAAGTCATCAATTGACTTTAAAAATCTACACTTCAACCAAGAACTTTCCTAAGGAAGAATTTTTTGGATTAACCTCTCAAATCAGAAGATCATTCGCTTCAATTGGATATAATATTTCGGAAGGAAGTGGAAGAAATTCAGATAAAGAATTTGCTAATTTTATCAATATTGCATTAGGTTCGTCAAATGAAGCCGAAAACCAATTAATTCTTGCTAAAGATTTGGATTACATTAACGAAAATGATTACCAAAATTTTTTAACAGAATTAATCATCTTAAAAAAGAAGCTTGTAACCCTTTGGAACAGGCTCAACGGAAAATAG